From a region of the Triticum aestivum cultivar Chinese Spring chromosome 7D, IWGSC CS RefSeq v2.1, whole genome shotgun sequence genome:
- the LOC123167929 gene encoding uncharacterized protein produces the protein MHFCCSAPGSSGPAVDGRRRGQEAASSTRPRRRRGSPSARRRAATTSVQHHSRRMDAPIDASLPVRPPPLCSISPPLLLRSLPVLTPGPPLLPPLAVPAPGPPRRPRSPAKKQLRITLPPLPHGSVAKNLLPSPLLPGSFANNLPPPRLAVTARAPPHPPRSSAINQAEIALPGPGVPPLVLSDPVVKNLPPPRPVFRASVAPLVASPDYSMPAPSTIPVTKSTPSCVRPDKHLPPFLKPEYLVQFLDNALSMLDKLHDHSEANLKPMHVGEVGIEMARLGKTLARDDEISWMEAGLLPPLRSGTFNSFESFKPQEDSQTNQLIISQVANLVGNIYRDLPENLQKELLNQLRRATEQPADNSRQAKGWMWPCSSVCVSLASHLAMFLLSALWPRSESVKEESAVSSPAPSATEKSLFLRWGVEKVIGPFLMCGALTVIRKFVISKEIWKKSYKANEMVNLWINTFAKGTFFAVKEFPVTRGGLTLWAHLASFAIELLGATWLLWSFGFWESDVVDS, from the exons GCGACTACCTCTGTCCAACATCACAGCCGCCGGATGGACGCTCCCATCGACGCCAGCCTGCCTGTTCGTCCCCCACCACTCTGCAGCATCTCGCCGCCGCTGCTTCTACGCAGCCTCCCCGTCCTGACGCCAGGGCCGCCTTTACTTCCTCCCCTCGCTGTCCCGGCACCAgggccgccccgtcgtccccgaaGCCCCGCGAAGAAGCAGCTACGGATTACTCTGCCGCCTCTTCCGCACGGCTCCGTTGCCAAGAACCTGCTGCCGTCGCCTCTCCTTCCCGGCTCCTTCGCCAACAacctgccgccgcctcgcctcgccgtcacGGCGCGagcgccgccccatcctccacgaAGCTCTGCCATCAATCAGGCAGAAATTGCTCTGCCAGGGCCCGGCGTGCCGCCGCTTGTTTTGAGCGACCCCGTTGTCAAGAacttgccgccgccgcgccccgtcttTCGTGCATCTGTTGCTCCTCTGGTGGCGTCGCCGGATTACTCGATGCCCGCACCTTCAACTATTCCGGTCACCAAGAGCACGCCCTCCTGCGTGCGACCCGACAAGCACTTGCCGCCCTTCCTCAAACCTGAATATCTTGTACAGTTTCTCGACAATGCCTTGTCAATGCTGGATAAGTTACATGATCACAGTGAGGCAAACCTTAAGCCAATGCATGTCGGTGAAGTTGGAATTGAGATGGCCCGTTTGGGGAAAACCTTAGCTCGTGATGATGAAATCAGCTGGATGGAGGCTGGTCTGCTACCTCCCCTGCGCAG CGGTACATTTAATTCATTTGAATCATTCAAGCCACAAGAAGACAGCCAAACGAATCAGCTCATAATTTCACAAGTTGCAAATCTCGTTGGAAATATCTATCGCGATTTACCAGAAAATTTGCAGAAGGAATTGCTAAATCAACTAAGAAGGGCCACAGAACAACCAGCAGATAACAGTCGACAGGCGAAGGGATGGATGTGGCCATGCTCATCAGTCTGCGTCTCATTGGCCTCTCATTTGGCCATGTTCTTGCTGTCTGCTCTGTGGCCCAGGAGCGAGAGTGTCAAAGAAGAATCAGCTGTCAGCTCGCCAGCTCCAAGTGCAACAGAAAAGAGCCTCTTTCTTCGTTGGGGGGTTGAAAAAGTCATTGGTCCTTTTCTGATGTGTGGTGCTCTGACGGTCATTAGGAAGTTTGTAATCAGCAAGGAGATTTGGAAGAAAAGCTACAAAGCAAATGAGATGGTTAATTTATGGATCAATACCTTTGCAAAAGGGACGTTCTTCGCTGTAAAAGAATTTCCAGTAACACGTGGTGGGTTAACATTGTGGGCTCATCTAGCATCCTTTGCTATTGAGCTTCTTGGGGCCACATGGCTGTTATGGAGCTTTGGCTTCTGGGAGTCGGACGTTGTAGACAGTTGA